Proteins found in one Acidimicrobiales bacterium genomic segment:
- a CDS encoding plastocyanin/azurin family copper-binding protein, giving the protein MPNFSSILRAVAVGCCAVALTSCGDDAGDDTAVDDTAVDDTADTAEQTDAAGTAEVVIDDFAFVSADLTVDVGTEVTWRNDQGVPHTVTGDNDEFDSAELAEGASFTQVFDEVGTFAYHCDIHPDMTGVVNVQG; this is encoded by the coding sequence ATGCCCAACTTCTCATCCATCCTGCGAGCAGTCGCCGTCGGTTGCTGTGCCGTCGCCCTCACCTCGTGCGGCGACGATGCCGGGGACGACACCGCGGTGGACGACACTGCGGTGGACGACACGGCCGACACCGCCGAGCAGACGGATGCCGCAGGAACCGCCGAGGTCGTCATCGACGACTTCGCGTTCGTGTCCGCCGACCTCACCGTGGATGTCGGAACCGAAGTCACGTGGCGCAACGACCAGGGTGTCCCCCACACCGTCACCGGCGACAACGACGAGTTCGACTCGGCCGAGCTGGCCGAAGGCGCCTCGTTCACGCAGGTCTTCGACGAGGTCGGCACCTTCGCCTACCACTGCGACATCCATCCCGACATGACCGGCGTCGTGAACGTTCAGGGCTGA
- a CDS encoding alpha-ketoglutarate-dependent dioxygenase AlkB, with amino-acid sequence MAALGTYQTTLFALGQPAVVADAAVQRIALDEASWVDVSRHWLTGADQLLETLAADLEWRGGSRPMYGRMVEEPRLHGRLDIDDPEQSALIDAIRAWLEARYGGTINSNFVNYYRDGNDSVAWHSDRIGLQKVDPIVAICSLGGVRRFSLRPKGGGESVRLTLGSGDLLVMGGACQHAWEHCVPKMASAAPRMSLTFRHVDDGPGDDWWYRTVDADTPSG; translated from the coding sequence ATGGCGGCGCTCGGCACCTACCAGACCACCCTGTTTGCCCTAGGCCAACCAGCCGTGGTCGCCGACGCCGCCGTCCAACGCATTGCCCTCGACGAGGCCAGCTGGGTCGACGTGAGCCGCCACTGGTTGACCGGGGCCGACCAGTTGCTCGAGACCCTCGCCGCCGATCTCGAGTGGCGGGGCGGGAGTCGGCCCATGTACGGACGCATGGTCGAGGAGCCCAGGCTCCACGGCCGCCTCGACATCGACGATCCCGAACAGTCGGCGCTCATCGACGCCATCCGAGCCTGGCTCGAGGCCCGCTACGGCGGCACGATCAACAGCAACTTCGTCAACTACTACCGCGACGGCAACGACTCGGTGGCGTGGCATTCCGACCGCATCGGTCTCCAGAAGGTCGACCCCATCGTCGCCATCTGCTCCCTGGGGGGCGTGCGCCGGTTCAGCCTGCGCCCCAAGGGCGGCGGCGAGTCCGTGCGGCTCACCCTGGGCTCGGGCGACCTGCTCGTCATGGGCGGCGCGTGTCAGCACGCCTGGGAGCACTGCGTGCCGAAGATGGCGTCGGCCGCGCCGCGCATGAGTCTCACGTTTCGCCACGTCGACGACGGGCCCGGCGATGACTGGTGGTATCGAACCGTCGACGCCGACACCCCGAGCGGGTGA
- a CDS encoding maleylpyruvate isomerase family mycothiol-dependent enzyme: MHAADYYASTRRRMVELALEIDPFAAVPACPGWTARDVVAHVVGLASDVVSGRTSGYAGPEWTEAQVRARSGDSIPDMLAEWDGLMPAFLAINRDLAGSSLPETIDHVLGPVPKSSFEAAFHVDLLHHEHDLLGARGTPRRVALDADVAAMAAQLANVRAQFAAADLPSLRLIATDADRDWRIGRDEPTVTVTASVIDYLRSFGGRRTLDEIGALAWSGDRTGMVEQMVLPFFSVPAEPIAGG, from the coding sequence ATGCACGCTGCCGACTACTACGCCTCCACGCGCCGACGCATGGTCGAACTGGCCCTCGAGATCGACCCGTTCGCGGCGGTGCCGGCGTGTCCGGGTTGGACCGCACGCGACGTCGTCGCCCATGTCGTGGGCCTGGCGAGCGACGTCGTTTCGGGTCGCACGTCGGGCTACGCCGGCCCGGAGTGGACCGAGGCACAAGTACGGGCTCGGTCGGGAGACTCGATCCCGGACATGCTCGCGGAGTGGGACGGGCTGATGCCCGCCTTTCTCGCGATCAACCGGGACCTGGCCGGGTCCTCACTGCCCGAAACCATCGACCACGTGCTCGGACCGGTGCCCAAATCCTCGTTCGAGGCGGCCTTTCACGTCGACCTCCTCCACCACGAGCACGATCTGCTCGGTGCCCGAGGCACGCCCCGACGGGTGGCGCTCGATGCCGATGTCGCGGCCATGGCGGCACAGCTCGCCAACGTGCGGGCCCAGTTCGCCGCCGCCGACCTGCCGTCGCTGCGCCTGATCGCCACCGACGCCGATCGTGACTGGCGCATCGGTCGCGACGAGCCGACCGTGACGGTCACGGCATCGGTGATCGACTACCTCAGGTCGTTCGGGGGACGACGCACCCTCGACGAGATCGGGGCCCTCGCATGGTCGGGTGACCGCACCGGGATGGTCGAGCAGATGGTGCTGCCGTTCTTCTCGGTGCCGGCCGAACCGATCGCCGGGGGCTGA
- a CDS encoding FAD-dependent oxidoreductase yields the protein MVPRPVKLDLLIIGGGAGGLGAARAARAAGADVLLVNDGPLGGDCTFTGCVPSKTLLAAAAQGLCFADAMGRVSDTVSRIAATETADVLRAEGVAVAEGRAEFVAPDTVVVDGARFTAPRIIVATGGRPTRVPIPGLDEVDALTNETVFDLADAPKRLGIIGGGAIGCELAQAFAGLGVTVTLFESLPRLLIREEPAASAVIHAALTAAGVTVETGARIERVAPRPDGVGLATATGKTVVDRLLLAVGRSPNSTGMGLEDLGVELDDRGHIVTDDRLATAVEGIYAVGDVTGKLPFTHAADEMGRLAAGNALKKGQRGRFRTSWIPWATFTNPEVARVGMTEAEAADHGGRVAELPMTEMDRAITDGRTEGFVKLIAGPKLLTRNLYGGQILGATIVAPRAGEMIHELALAMRTRMFAGRLAQTVHAYPTWSYAIQKTAGQFFQEIEGRSARPARR from the coding sequence GTGGTTCCCCGCCCTGTGAAGCTCGATCTGCTCATCATCGGTGGTGGCGCCGGGGGACTCGGTGCGGCGAGGGCCGCGCGGGCCGCCGGGGCCGACGTGCTGCTCGTCAACGACGGTCCCCTGGGCGGTGACTGCACGTTCACCGGGTGTGTGCCCTCGAAGACCCTGCTCGCCGCTGCGGCCCAGGGGCTGTGCTTCGCCGACGCCATGGGACGGGTGTCTGACACCGTGTCCCGCATTGCGGCGACGGAGACGGCCGACGTGCTCCGGGCCGAAGGGGTGGCGGTGGCCGAAGGGCGGGCCGAGTTCGTTGCGCCCGACACCGTCGTGGTCGATGGCGCGCGCTTCACGGCGCCCCGCATCATCGTCGCCACCGGCGGTCGACCGACGAGGGTGCCGATCCCCGGCCTGGACGAGGTCGATGCGCTGACCAACGAGACGGTCTTCGACCTGGCGGATGCGCCGAAGCGGCTCGGAATCATCGGCGGCGGCGCGATCGGTTGCGAGCTGGCCCAGGCCTTTGCCGGTCTCGGCGTGACGGTGACGCTGTTCGAGAGCCTGCCCCGGCTGCTCATCCGCGAGGAGCCCGCCGCGTCAGCCGTGATCCATGCGGCGCTCACCGCCGCCGGGGTGACCGTCGAGACCGGCGCCCGGATCGAGCGAGTGGCACCCCGCCCCGACGGTGTGGGCCTCGCGACCGCGACCGGCAAGACGGTCGTGGACCGACTCCTGTTGGCGGTCGGACGGTCACCGAACTCGACGGGGATGGGCCTCGAGGACCTGGGCGTGGAGCTCGACGATCGGGGCCACATCGTCACCGACGACCGTCTGGCCACGGCCGTCGAGGGCATCTACGCGGTCGGCGATGTCACCGGGAAGTTGCCGTTCACCCACGCCGCCGACGAGATGGGTCGGCTGGCTGCGGGCAACGCGCTGAAGAAGGGACAGCGGGGTCGATTCCGCACGTCGTGGATCCCGTGGGCGACCTTCACGAACCCGGAGGTCGCCCGGGTCGGTATGACCGAGGCCGAGGCCGCCGACCATGGCGGACGGGTGGCCGAGCTGCCGATGACGGAGATGGATCGGGCCATCACCGATGGCCGCACCGAGGGTTTCGTGAAGCTCATCGCCGGCCCGAAGCTGCTCACCCGCAACCTGTACGGCGGGCAGATCCTCGGGGCCACGATCGTGGCCCCCCGCGCCGGGGAGATGATCCACGAGTTGGCGCTGGCCATGCGGACCAGGATGTTCGCGGGCCGTCTCGCCCAGACGGTGCACGCCTACCCGACATGGTCCTACGCCATCCAGAAGACGGCAGGCCAGTTCTTCCAGGAGATCGAGGGGCGCTCGGCTCGTCCGGCCCGGCGATGA
- a CDS encoding SDR family oxidoreductase, whose product MNRFEGKTALLTGAASGVGRATSIRLASEGARIYGLDVNAAGMAETQATIDDAGGTMATRVTDIRDVAECRAAVADCVAEFGGIDVVGNIAGIANQRHVHQVTEEEWDMMNDVNLKGMFFLTQAALPHVIEREGNIVNIASNAGLMGQAYTVPYCATKGAVVNMTKALAMEFVKQPIRINAIAPGGIDTPLVHNFEIQADVDFDLMKPYMGFRAASTAEQIAALFAHIASDEAGNIHGSIISADGGLTAS is encoded by the coding sequence GTGAACCGCTTCGAAGGAAAGACCGCCCTGCTCACCGGTGCCGCCTCCGGCGTCGGCCGGGCAACCTCCATCCGCCTCGCATCGGAAGGCGCCCGGATCTACGGACTCGACGTCAACGCCGCCGGCATGGCCGAGACCCAGGCCACGATCGACGACGCGGGCGGCACCATGGCCACCCGTGTCACCGACATCCGCGATGTCGCCGAGTGTCGTGCCGCAGTGGCCGACTGTGTGGCCGAGTTCGGCGGCATCGACGTCGTCGGCAACATCGCCGGCATCGCCAACCAGCGTCACGTCCACCAGGTCACCGAGGAGGAGTGGGACATGATGAACGACGTGAACCTGAAGGGCATGTTCTTCCTCACCCAGGCCGCGCTCCCCCACGTGATCGAGCGTGAGGGCAACATCGTCAACATCGCCAGCAACGCCGGGCTCATGGGCCAGGCCTACACGGTGCCCTACTGCGCGACCAAGGGTGCGGTCGTCAACATGACCAAGGCCCTCGCCATGGAGTTCGTGAAGCAGCCGATCCGCATCAACGCCATCGCCCCCGGGGGCATCGACACGCCACTGGTCCACAACTTCGAGATCCAGGCCGACGTCGACTTCGATCTGATGAAGCCCTACATGGGATTCCGGGCCGCCAGCACCGCGGAGCAGATCGCCGCGCTCTTCGCCCACATCGCCTCCGACGAGGCGGGAAACATCCACGGCAGCATCATCAGCGCCGACGGCGGCCTCACGGCCTCCTGA
- a CDS encoding PaaI family thioesterase has translation MADTVDDLNTALRGLIDAVRTADLEGVDVSSPVRSIRALTDDLAPHRVDGIRMQAGLRMDQVAAGQTIPMEGREMVDPVAFFPYSPVVGRRNPISPPATFRRVDGEHGYEIHGDAELGAAYNGPPGSVHGGIIALVFDELLGCVCVSNGLGGFTGTLTVIYRNLTPLEAPLTLRGWHDRTEGRKIFAKGTLHHGDTLCAEAEGIFIRSEMDPR, from the coding sequence ATGGCTGACACCGTCGACGACCTGAACACTGCGCTGCGAGGCCTCATCGACGCGGTCCGCACGGCTGACCTCGAGGGCGTCGACGTGTCATCGCCGGTGCGGTCGATCCGGGCGTTGACCGACGATCTCGCACCGCATCGCGTCGATGGCATACGCATGCAGGCGGGCCTGAGAATGGACCAGGTCGCCGCGGGGCAAACCATCCCCATGGAGGGTCGCGAGATGGTTGATCCCGTTGCCTTCTTCCCGTACAGCCCGGTCGTCGGCCGGCGGAACCCGATCTCGCCGCCGGCCACGTTTCGACGGGTCGACGGTGAGCACGGCTACGAGATCCACGGCGACGCCGAACTCGGCGCGGCCTACAACGGGCCACCCGGTTCGGTTCACGGCGGCATCATCGCGCTCGTGTTCGACGAACTGCTCGGGTGCGTGTGCGTGTCCAACGGCCTGGGCGGGTTCACCGGCACGCTCACCGTGATCTATCGCAATCTCACACCGCTCGAGGCGCCGCTGACGCTGCGGGGCTGGCACGACCGCACCGAGGGTCGCAAGATCTTCGCCAAGGGCACCCTGCACCACGGCGACACGCTGTGCGCCGAGGCCGAAGGGATCTTCATCCGCAGCGAGATGGATCCCCGCTAG
- a CDS encoding alpha/beta fold hydrolase, translated as MQRTEHMVGGTFAYRFEGPDADHALIVIHGMGGHGGIYDEFCAHHAGKGVDVWSIDLPGHGRSAMASRKGTWTVGRWVDACAELAGHIHDLTGLPVFVKGSSLGVMPAYAVLGASEHVVGAVLMGFAVPGTAAALDSPWRTPDGQRILAEVGETGRFDIRRFIDLDEDYGYKGALEQKESDPLNTWFFDLASYATLYTFDPVVSPADNTSPILFTVGEHDPIASPSTVRHVAGMVGGPVEVHEHPGGVHQLMMFHTAEYSPIVVDWCRRQLS; from the coding sequence ATGCAACGAACCGAGCACATGGTCGGCGGCACGTTCGCCTATCGATTCGAGGGACCCGACGCCGACCACGCGTTGATCGTGATCCACGGCATGGGCGGCCACGGTGGCATCTACGACGAGTTCTGCGCCCACCACGCCGGCAAGGGCGTCGATGTCTGGTCGATCGACCTCCCCGGTCACGGCCGTTCCGCGATGGCCAGCCGGAAAGGCACGTGGACGGTCGGGCGGTGGGTCGATGCGTGTGCCGAACTGGCGGGCCACATCCACGACCTCACCGGACTCCCGGTCTTCGTCAAGGGCTCGAGCCTCGGCGTGATGCCGGCCTACGCGGTTCTGGGCGCCTCCGAGCACGTGGTGGGCGCGGTCCTGATGGGATTCGCCGTGCCCGGCACCGCCGCCGCTCTCGATTCACCGTGGCGCACGCCCGACGGCCAGCGGATACTGGCCGAGGTCGGCGAGACCGGTCGCTTCGACATCCGCCGATTCATCGACCTCGACGAGGACTACGGCTACAAGGGTGCACTCGAGCAGAAGGAGTCCGACCCGCTCAACACCTGGTTCTTCGACCTGGCGTCGTACGCCACGCTCTACACCTTCGACCCGGTCGTGAGCCCGGCGGACAACACGAGCCCGATCCTGTTCACGGTCGGCGAGCACGACCCGATCGCCTCGCCGAGCACCGTCCGCCACGTGGCCGGGATGGTCGGCGGCCCCGTCGAGGTCCACGAACACCCCGGCGGCGTGCACCAGCTCATGATGTTCCACACTGCCGAATACTCCCCCATTGTGGTCGACTGGTGCCGGAGGCAGCTCTCATGA
- a CDS encoding SDR family oxidoreductase — translation MGRFDGRIVALTGAASGMGRSTARRIAAEGGTVFGMDIDADGLAAAAQEIKATGATMTTRVTDISDPAACAAAIAECVDTHGRLDVLGNFAAISWMRNTADVTYDDWRRIFAINVDGTYFMCQAALPHIVSAEGNIVNIASNAGFMGQAYLAPYCATKGAVVQLTRALAMEFVKQPIRINAIAPGGTDTPMNQGYVLADDTDFDLMAPSMGFRGFGSPDDIAALFAFVASDEAGNIHGAVINADSGLTAS, via the coding sequence ATGGGACGTTTCGACGGAAGGATCGTGGCCCTGACCGGCGCCGCGAGCGGCATGGGACGATCGACCGCACGGCGCATTGCGGCCGAGGGCGGCACCGTTTTCGGTATGGACATCGACGCCGATGGTCTCGCCGCAGCGGCCCAGGAGATCAAGGCCACGGGGGCCACGATGACCACCCGCGTGACCGACATCTCCGACCCGGCGGCGTGCGCGGCCGCCATCGCCGAGTGCGTCGACACGCACGGGCGACTCGACGTGCTCGGAAACTTCGCGGCGATCTCGTGGATGCGCAACACCGCCGACGTGACCTACGACGACTGGCGCCGCATCTTCGCCATCAACGTCGATGGCACCTACTTCATGTGCCAGGCCGCCCTCCCCCACATCGTCTCGGCCGAGGGCAACATCGTGAACATCGCCTCGAACGCCGGGTTCATGGGGCAGGCCTATCTCGCTCCCTATTGCGCCACCAAGGGCGCGGTCGTGCAACTCACCAGGGCCCTGGCCATGGAGTTCGTGAAACAGCCGATCCGCATCAACGCCATCGCTCCCGGCGGCACCGATACCCCGATGAACCAGGGCTACGTCCTCGCCGACGACACTGACTTCGACCTCATGGCGCCATCGATGGGCTTCCGGGGGTTCGGATCGCCCGACGACATCGCGGCGCTCTTCGCCTTCGTCGCGTCGGACGAGGCCGGCAACATCCACGGCGCGGTCATCAACGCCGACAGCGGCCTGACGGCGTCCTGA
- a CDS encoding VOC family protein translates to MTVTHPNGVHHLAISTADVKAQIEFFTQVLGAELVALYWMHGLDAWHAFVELDDTCSIAFVEMKANHEIEPIPGVSHSGTPGDPSAPGTMQHVAFNADSFDDLLRMRDRLRAHGVTVLGPVDHGMCHSIYFAGPEGLTLEVASSPAPIPADNWIDPEVVALAGISADDLARYRNPPADPVGSPGSVAQPSLDPTKPAMGYPPEVLQVLASMSDDDIAAAMNYPDPPVPAPVDAD, encoded by the coding sequence ATGACCGTGACCCATCCCAACGGCGTGCACCATCTCGCCATCTCGACCGCCGACGTCAAGGCCCAGATCGAGTTCTTCACCCAGGTGCTCGGTGCCGAGCTCGTTGCCCTCTACTGGATGCACGGACTCGACGCGTGGCACGCGTTCGTCGAGCTCGACGACACCTGCTCGATCGCGTTCGTCGAGATGAAGGCCAACCACGAGATCGAGCCGATCCCGGGTGTCTCGCACTCCGGCACGCCGGGCGACCCGTCGGCGCCCGGAACGATGCAACACGTGGCGTTCAACGCCGACTCGTTCGACGACCTGTTGCGGATGCGCGACCGTCTGCGGGCCCACGGAGTGACGGTCCTCGGTCCGGTCGACCACGGCATGTGCCACTCGATCTACTTCGCGGGGCCGGAGGGGCTCACCCTCGAGGTTGCCTCGTCGCCCGCGCCGATCCCGGCCGACAACTGGATCGATCCCGAGGTGGTCGCACTCGCCGGCATCTCGGCCGACGATCTCGCCCGTTACCGCAACCCGCCCGCCGATCCCGTCGGGAGCCCCGGCTCGGTCGCCCAGCCCTCCCTCGATCCGACGAAGCCGGCGATGGGTTACCCGCCCGAGGTGCTCCAGGTGCTGGCGTCGATGTCCGACGACGACATCGCCGCGGCGATGAACTATCCGGACCCACCCGTCCCGGCGCCGGTCGACGCAGACTAG
- a CDS encoding crotonase/enoyl-CoA hydratase family protein: MPDLLVERQGAVMVATMNRPERKNAMTLQMFGRMRDAWKEASEDDDIRCIVLTGTGGDFCAGMDLRGLSGDKAETDDWDVEGAMASEGADFIWQGLLKTSRPTKPVIAAVEGVAIAGGTEILQGTDIRIAAESAKFGVSEVKWSLYPMGGSAVRLARQIGYAEAADILLTGKHITAAEAKSMGLVSRVVPDGTALEHAMEVAEIVAGNGPLAVEAVLKTLHDTPGMTEAEAFAHEDTYTGAVMASEDSKEGPKAFAEKRTPNFQRK, from the coding sequence ATGCCTGACCTGCTTGTCGAACGCCAGGGCGCCGTGATGGTCGCCACCATGAACCGTCCCGAGCGCAAGAACGCCATGACCCTCCAGATGTTCGGGCGGATGCGCGATGCCTGGAAGGAAGCCTCGGAGGACGACGACATCCGCTGCATCGTGCTCACCGGGACCGGTGGTGACTTCTGTGCCGGCATGGACCTGCGTGGACTGTCGGGCGACAAGGCCGAGACCGACGACTGGGACGTGGAGGGGGCCATGGCCTCCGAGGGCGCCGACTTCATCTGGCAGGGTCTGCTCAAGACGTCCCGCCCGACCAAGCCGGTCATCGCCGCGGTCGAGGGCGTCGCCATCGCCGGCGGCACCGAAATCCTCCAGGGCACCGACATCCGTATCGCCGCCGAATCGGCGAAATTCGGGGTGAGCGAAGTGAAGTGGTCGCTCTACCCGATGGGCGGTTCGGCGGTCCGTCTGGCCCGCCAGATCGGCTACGCCGAGGCGGCCGACATCCTGCTCACCGGCAAGCACATCACCGCCGCCGAGGCGAAGTCGATGGGTCTCGTCAGCCGCGTCGTACCCGACGGGACCGCGCTCGAGCACGCCATGGAAGTGGCCGAGATCGTCGCCGGCAACGGCCCGCTCGCGGTCGAGGCCGTGCTGAAGACGCTCCACGACACCCCGGGCATGACCGAGGCCGAGGCGTTCGCTCACGAAGACACCTACACCGGTGCGGTGATGGCGAGCGAGGACTCGAAGGAAGGCCCCAAGGCCTTCGCCGAGAAGCGCACGCCGAACTTCCAGCGCAAGTAG
- a CDS encoding VOC family protein, translating into MRKVGWFDIYVDDMARAQAFYETVLDTTLASMDDPNDPTARMRAFADDFVSHGAGGALVELDHAQPGPGGSMVYFSCEDCAVEEARVASAGGSVVRPKFSIGDHGWVSTITDTEGNMVGLHCVSA; encoded by the coding sequence ATGCGAAAAGTGGGATGGTTCGACATCTACGTAGACGACATGGCGCGCGCCCAGGCGTTCTACGAGACGGTGCTCGACACCACGTTGGCATCGATGGACGATCCCAACGACCCGACTGCCCGGATGCGGGCGTTCGCCGATGACTTCGTCTCTCACGGCGCGGGCGGCGCACTGGTCGAGCTCGATCATGCCCAGCCCGGACCGGGCGGCTCCATGGTCTACTTCTCGTGCGAGGACTGCGCCGTGGAGGAGGCTCGGGTGGCGTCCGCCGGTGGCTCGGTCGTACGACCGAAGTTCTCGATCGGTGACCACGGGTGGGTCTCGACCATCACCGACACCGAGGGGAACATGGTCGGGCTTCACTGCGTGTCCGCCTGA
- a CDS encoding crotonase/enoyl-CoA hydratase family protein encodes MTVHVETDGAVRIVTIDRPERRNAVDASTAAELFDAFEDFAADDDLRVAILTGANGTFCAGADLKAIAEGGGNRVDLRGPGPMGPTRLDLDKPVIAAIEGFAVAGGIELAVWCDLRVAARDATLGVYCRRWGVPLVDGGTIRLPRLIGASHANDLILTGRGVGGDEALAMGLVNRLSAPGEALADALVLAHELASLPPRCMRSDLRSTKDQWDLSMPDALAREAELGLATIMSGETHEGAARFAGGAGRHGESAT; translated from the coding sequence ATGACTGTGCACGTGGAAACCGACGGGGCCGTACGGATCGTCACGATCGACCGCCCGGAACGTCGCAATGCGGTGGATGCGTCCACCGCGGCCGAGTTGTTCGACGCGTTCGAGGACTTCGCGGCCGACGACGATCTCCGGGTGGCGATCCTCACCGGCGCCAACGGCACCTTTTGCGCCGGCGCGGACCTCAAGGCGATCGCCGAGGGCGGCGGCAACCGCGTCGATCTCCGCGGACCCGGGCCGATGGGTCCGACGAGGCTCGATCTGGACAAGCCGGTGATCGCCGCGATCGAGGGGTTCGCCGTCGCCGGCGGCATCGAACTGGCCGTGTGGTGCGATCTGCGGGTCGCCGCCCGCGACGCCACGCTCGGTGTCTACTGCCGGCGCTGGGGAGTGCCGCTGGTCGACGGCGGCACGATCCGCCTGCCCCGCCTGATCGGTGCGTCGCACGCGAACGATCTGATCCTCACCGGCCGCGGTGTGGGCGGCGACGAGGCGCTCGCCATGGGTCTGGTCAACCGGCTGAGTGCGCCCGGGGAGGCGCTCGCCGATGCGCTCGTGCTGGCCCACGAGCTCGCGTCGCTCCCGCCGCGGTGCATGCGGTCGGACCTGCGTTCGACGAAGGATCAGTGGGACCTGTCGATGCCGGACGCGCTGGCCCGCGAGGCCGAGCTCGGACTGGCCACGATCATGAGCGGCGAGACGCATGAAGGCGCCGCCCGCTTCGCCGGGGGCGCGGGACGCCACGGCGAGAGTGCGACCTGA
- a CDS encoding NAD(P)/FAD-dependent oxidoreductase: MAEQVDIVVIGMGVAGEEVAGPLAEKGLRVVGVEADLVGGECPYWGCVPSKMAIRAANALAEARRVDELAGHAAVTPDWAPVAKRIREQATDDWNDEAAVDRFVGKGGIFVRGHGRLDGPSRVIVADRVFEVGRAVVIAAGTSPAVPPIPGLEDVEYWTNHDVLEAEELPASVCVLGAGAIGVELAQVMARFGTRVDIVEMEDRLIPLEEPEAGEALAAAFEAEGIGVHVGVSADSFSRTGDNVELVLSSGERLHAERVLVATGRRTNVKGLGLETIGFDEPPRFIPTDDRLRVTDGVWAVGDITGDGLFTHKGVHEGRIARTDILDPDGPGPVPSVLPRVTFTDPEVGSVGKTEAEARDAGLDVGVAVVKVSETARGWIHGVGNEGIIKLVADRDRGVLIGATAMGPHGGEVLGLLALAIQEATPIDRLESMIYAYPTFHKGIEDALGEL; the protein is encoded by the coding sequence ATGGCCGAGCAGGTCGACATCGTGGTGATCGGAATGGGAGTGGCCGGCGAGGAGGTGGCCGGTCCGCTCGCCGAGAAAGGGCTGCGTGTGGTCGGGGTCGAAGCCGATCTCGTCGGCGGTGAATGCCCCTACTGGGGCTGTGTCCCTTCGAAGATGGCGATCCGGGCGGCCAACGCGCTGGCGGAGGCCCGGCGAGTCGACGAACTCGCCGGCCACGCAGCGGTCACTCCTGACTGGGCGCCGGTGGCGAAGCGGATCCGGGAGCAGGCCACCGACGACTGGAACGACGAGGCCGCCGTGGACCGCTTCGTCGGCAAGGGCGGGATCTTCGTTCGCGGGCACGGACGCCTCGACGGGCCCTCGCGAGTGATCGTGGCGGATCGGGTGTTCGAGGTCGGCCGAGCCGTCGTGATTGCTGCGGGCACGTCGCCGGCAGTGCCGCCGATTCCCGGACTCGAGGACGTGGAGTACTGGACCAACCACGACGTGCTCGAAGCCGAGGAGCTTCCGGCGTCGGTGTGCGTCCTCGGTGCCGGTGCGATCGGCGTCGAGCTCGCCCAGGTCATGGCGAGATTCGGGACGCGGGTCGACATCGTCGAGATGGAGGACCGACTGATCCCGCTCGAGGAGCCCGAGGCGGGCGAGGCGCTCGCTGCGGCCTTCGAGGCCGAGGGCATCGGTGTCCATGTCGGCGTCAGCGCCGACTCGTTCTCGCGAACCGGCGACAACGTGGAGCTCGTGCTCTCGAGCGGCGAGCGCCTCCACGCCGAGCGTGTTCTCGTCGCCACGGGTCGGCGAACCAACGTGAAGGGACTCGGCCTGGAGACGATCGGGTTCGACGAGCCGCCGAGGTTCATCCCGACCGACGACCGACTGCGGGTGACCGACGGCGTCTGGGCGGTGGGCGACATCACCGGCGACGGCCTGTTCACCCACAAGGGCGTGCACGAGGGGAGGATTGCCAGGACCGACATCCTCGATCCCGATGGACCGGGCCCGGTTCCCTCGGTTTTGCCGCGGGTGACGTTCACCGATCCCGAGGTGGGCTCGGTGGGCAAGACCGAGGCGGAGGCCCGAGACGCCGGTCTCGACGTCGGAGTTGCCGTCGTGAAGGTGTCGGAAACGGCACGCGGATGGATCCACGGTGTCGGCAACGAGGGGATCATCAAACTCGTGGCCGACCGTGACCGGGGAGTCCTGATCGGCGCGACGGCGATGGGACCACATGGTGGGGAGGTGCTCGGGTTGCTCGCACTCGCAATACAAGAGGCCACCCCGATCGACCGGCTCGAGTCGATGATCTATGCGTACCCGACCTTCCACAAGGGCATCGAGGACGCGTTGGGGGAGCTGTGA